AGCTTTGAAGTGCGGATGGGTCGTGAAAATCTCGTTCGAGATGAACAGAGCGACGGAACCGCTCACGCGCGTCAATGACGTCAGCGATCTTTAGCGTCCCCACGAGTGGCGCTCCTTCTTGTATACCCTATTCAAGAGAGTCTTCGCTCCAAGGCTTCGCGTTCTGCTGAGTTGCTGCAGGGCTGCCGACTCCTTGTACGTATAGACACCGCCTGAATCCGAATGAATCTGTTCCAAGCGCTCCCTGAGGTCAGCCTCGGGCAGTTTGAAAATCTGACCAGGGCTTCCAGGGGCGACTGCAATATCCCGGAACGTCAACGTCATTTCTTCCTGGCGACGCTTCGCCCAGAAGTCCTCAATGCAGAGAAGGAACAACTCTGGCGTAATCTCTGGTTTCGGTTCGCGACGGAAAGCGTAGACGCTTTCATGCTTGCCGCTGTCCCCCAGTCTCTTCTCGCCAATACGCTCGATCAACCGGAGTTCGACTAGCGGGCAGTCGAGGTTGTCTTCCTGGATGTCCCCCTTACGGCTCCTGGTGGGAACGTACGTGTGGAGGAACGTGTCGAAGTGTTGCTCAAGCGTGACATCTGACTCGACTTTCGCCATTTTGAGGAGGGCGAGCGAGGGAGCGCGGGAGCCGTGGGGAAGGGACGGCCACCGGACTGGTTGTGAGGTCGACC
This DNA window, taken from Cystobacter ferrugineus, encodes the following:
- a CDS encoding DUF4007 family protein; this encodes MAKVESDVTLEQHFDTFLHTYVPTRSRKGDIQEDNLDCPLVELRLIERIGEKRLGDSGKHESVYAFRREPKPEITPELFLLCIEDFWAKRRQEEMTLTFRDIAVAPGSPGQIFKLPEADLRERLEQIHSDSGGVYTYKESAALQQLSRTRSLGAKTLLNRVYKKERHSWGR